A stretch of Rhododendron vialii isolate Sample 1 chromosome 4a, ASM3025357v1 DNA encodes these proteins:
- the LOC131324855 gene encoding probable transmembrane ascorbate ferrireductase 3: protein MDSFERGRYRRTASGITALAHLLGVLAILLVLLWLLHFREGIYYDSGNPDRVFNVHPFLMVFGFVFFAGEAIMAYKTVPAERTVQKFAHMVLHFIAIVLGIVGLCAAFKYHNMLSVKHMTSLHSWIGMGTICLYILQWLFGFSVFWLPSASYSTRATAVPWHICGGRALLYMAIASALTGLMQKELLQQLGWNGELRLINFTGLAILLFGIAVDFSIGLAHYV, encoded by the exons ATGGATAGCTTTGAAAGGGGTCGTTACAGGAGGACAGCCTCTGGTATTACCGCTTTAGCTCACTTGCTGGGTGTGCTAGCAATCCTCCTCGTGCTCCTGTGGTTGCTTCATTTTCGAGAGGGCATCTATTACGATTCTGGCAACCCAGATCGCGTTTTCAAT GTTCACCCCTTTCTTATGGTATTTGGATTCGTCTTCTTTGCCGGAGAAG CGATTATGGCGTACAAGACGGTACCAGCTGAGAGAACAGTTCAAAAGTTCGCGCACATGGTTCTCCACTTTATTGCTATTGTTCTGGGGATTGTGGGACTATGTGCTGCATTCAAGTATCACAATATGCTAAGTGTGAAGCATATGACTAGCTTGCATTCCTGGATAGGCATGGGAACAATCTGCTTGTATATATTGCAG TGGCTGTTTGGGTTCAGTGTGTTTTGGTTGCCAAGTGCTTCATATTCCACCAGAGCAACGGCAGTCCCATGGCACATTTGCGGCGGTAGAGCGCTGTTGTACATGGCGATAGCATCGGCCCTGACTGGCTTGATGCAGAAAGAATTGCTACAGCAGCTAGGATGGAATGGGGAATTACGCTTAATCAACTTCACTGGATTAGCAATCCTCCTCTTTGGCATCGCAGTCGATTTTTCAATTGGTCTAGCCCATTACGTCTAA
- the LOC131324856 gene encoding AAA-ATPase At2g18193-like, translating to MDSIISMYNATGFPFAKSTIFVAFATFAATMKLIRSMTNDMLPRPAQSYLESALHYLITPTWNRITIVVNEVHDDMISRNQVYDAAEAYLRTKISSCTKRLRVGKTPQQSSLNVSVDKGQEILDRFDNNMELKWRLVSNESQNKNGHENRFFELSFNKKFKVDRVLNEYLPFVLARAKEIAYNDVGKVVKLYTRNCSFGNNESGSGGGGGGGGADWGSINLDHPATFETLGMDPELKAAIVEDLRGFLGGKEFCKKAGKARQRCYLLYGPPGTGKSSLIAAMADYLKFDVYDLELASLSSNSELRSSLMSTTNRSIVVIRDVDCCVGMEADRLPGTEQPYEPRNKVSLSCLFSFVDGLWLSCGDERIIVFTTNYSYRLDPALSCPGRVDMHIHMSYCSSQVFKLLASDYLGVHDRHALFGEIENLLENEHVTVDQVAEELRKSENADIALRGVVNLLKRKRMEAHEIEQDRNRWARRSVDGEK from the exons ATGGATTCCATAATTTCCATGTACAATGCCACAGGTTTCCCGTTCGCGAAATCGACCATATTTGTTGCTTTCGCCACGTTCGCGGCCACGATGAAGCTGATCAGGTCGATGACCAACGACATGTTACCGAGGCCCGCGCAATCCTACCTCGAATCGGCCCTCCACTACCTCATCACCCCGACCTGGAACCGGATCACGATCGTCGTGAACGAGGTTCACGACGACATGATCAGCCGCAACCAAGTGTACGACGCGGCGGAGGCGTACCTGCGCACGAAGATCAGTTCCTGCACCAAGCGCTTAAGAGTGGGCAAGACTCCCCAACAGAGTAGCCTCAACGTCAGCGTCGACAAGGGCCAGGAAATACTCGACAGGTTCGACAATAACATGGAGCTCAAGTGGAGACTCGTGTCTAACGAGTCCCAAAATAAAAACGGACACGAAAACCGCTTTTTTGAGCTAAGCTTCAACAAGAAGTTCAAAGTCGACAGAGTCCTAAACGAGTATTTGCCTTTCGTTTTGGCCCGAGCCAAGGAAATTGCGTACAACGACGTCGGAAAGGTCGTTAAGCTCTACACCAGAAACTGTTCATTTGGCAACAACGAAAGCGGTTctggcggaggaggaggaggaggaggagcggATTGGGGTTCAATCAATCTTGATCATCCGGCCACGTTCGAGACGCTGGGGATGGACCCCGAGTTGAAGGCTGCCATAGTTGAAGACTTGAGGGGATTTTTGGGGGGCAAGGAGTTCTGCAAGAAGGCAGGCAAGGCTCGGCAGAGATGTTACTTGTTGTATGGCCCTCCTGGCACCGGTAAATCCAGCTTGATCGCCGCGATGGCCGACTATCTCAAATTTGATGTCTACGATTTGGAGCTAGCGAGTTTGTCATCCAACTCGGAACTCAGGAGTTCGCTCATGTCCACCACCAACCGGTCCATCGTTGTAATCAGAGATGTCGATTGCTGTGTGGGGATGGAAGCAGATCGGCTTCCGGGGACTGAGCAGCCATATGAACCCCGCAACAAG GTGTCGCTATCATGTTTGTTCAGCTTCGTAGACGGTTTGTGGTTGAGTTGTGGGGACGAGCGGATCATCGTTTTTACCACCAACTACAGTTACAGGCTCGACCCTGCTCTATCGTGCCCTGGTCGGGTGGACATGCACATACACATGTCCTATTGTTCAAGTCAAGTATTCAAGCTCCTTGCTTCCGATTACCTCGGTGTCCATGATCGCCACGCGCTCTTTGGTGAGATAGAAAACCTGTTGGAAAATGAACACGTCACCGTCGACCAAGTTGCAGAAGAACTCAGGAAGAGCGAGAATGCCGATATCGCTCTCAGAGGAGTGGTCAATTTACTCAAACGCAAGAGGATGGAAGCCCACGAGATTGAGCAAGACCGAAACCGATGGGCTAGAAGATCAGTGGATGGAGAAAAATGA